One Streptomyces sp. CNQ-509 DNA window includes the following coding sequences:
- a CDS encoding carbohydrate ABC transporter permease, protein MKSLTAGYGRRAPGEPRAVGYLYVLPALVIYALFLLVPFGQSVWLSFLHWDGLTRATSAGFSNYSDIFTDPSLRAPFGHALVLLIFYSLLPVCIGLLLAAAMSRIRIRGMTFFRTVLFLPQVLAMVVVGVAWQSILAPDGLLNDVLRAVGLDSLARPWLGDYDWALPAVGIVGTWVMTGLCLVLFLAGAQRIPKELYEAARLDGAGAFREFFAVTLPALRAEIAVALTLTIVAGLRNFDLIYVMTSGGPGEATSVPAYEVYHRAFELNQVGSAAAVGVALTVLIFTLTVTVSRLVEGRRS, encoded by the coding sequence ATGAAGTCCCTCACCGCCGGCTACGGCCGCCGCGCGCCGGGCGAACCACGCGCGGTCGGATACCTGTACGTCCTGCCCGCGCTCGTCATCTACGCGCTCTTCCTGCTCGTCCCCTTCGGGCAGTCCGTCTGGCTGTCGTTCCTCCACTGGGACGGCCTCACCCGGGCCACCTCCGCCGGGTTCTCCAATTACTCCGACATATTCACCGACCCGTCGCTGCGCGCCCCCTTCGGGCACGCACTCGTGCTGCTGATCTTCTACTCGCTGCTCCCCGTCTGCATCGGCCTGCTGCTCGCGGCCGCCATGTCGCGCATACGCATACGCGGCATGACGTTCTTCCGCACCGTGCTGTTCCTGCCGCAGGTGCTGGCGATGGTCGTCGTCGGCGTCGCGTGGCAGTCCATCCTCGCGCCCGACGGGCTCCTCAACGACGTCCTGCGCGCCGTGGGCCTGGACTCCCTGGCCCGGCCCTGGCTCGGCGACTACGACTGGGCGCTGCCCGCCGTCGGCATCGTCGGCACCTGGGTCATGACCGGTCTCTGTCTCGTCCTCTTCCTCGCGGGTGCCCAGCGCATCCCCAAGGAGCTGTACGAGGCCGCACGGCTGGACGGCGCGGGCGCGTTCCGCGAGTTCTTCGCCGTCACGCTGCCGGCGCTGCGCGCCGAGATAGCCGTCGCGCTGACCCTGACGATCGTCGCCGGACTGCGCAACTTCGACCTCATCTACGTCATGACGAGCGGCGGGCCCGGCGAGGCCACCTCCGTACCGGCGTACGAGGTCTACCACCGCGCCTTCGAGCTGAACCAGGTCGGTTCCGCCGCCGCCGTGGGCGTCGCGCTCACCGTGCTGATCTTCACCCTGACCGTCACGGTCTCCCGGCTCGTCGAAGGGCGGCGCTCATGA
- the iolD gene encoding 3D-(3,5/4)-trihydroxycyclohexane-1,2-dione acylhydrolase (decyclizing) codes for METVRLTTAQALVRFLANQYSERDGVERRLIPGMWGIFGHGNVAGVGQALLQAARTGEADLPYHLARNEQAMVHSATAYAKMAGRLQTYACTSSIGPGATNMVTGAALATTNRLPVLLLPGDVFATRAADPVLQQLEDPRNGDVTVNDALRPVSAYFDRVDRPEQLIPAALAAMRVLTDPAETGAVTLALPQDVQAEAYDWPVAFLRRRVWHVPRPASEPAALARAVALLRGARRPLLVAGGGAVYSEAWEELRAFALRTGIPVADTHAGKGAVPWDHPCAVGALGSTGTAAANALAAEADVVLGVGTRYSDFTTASRTVFARPDVAFVNLNVARLDAVKHAAEPLVADARAGLEALDAALADWQADDAHRARVRELADAWRRTTDAVYHPERGHGTPPAQTEILGAVNDLAGDGDVVINAAGSMPGDLQALWRARDPKAYHVEYAYSTMGYEIAAGLGVKLAAPEREVVVLVGDGSYLMLSQEIVTAVSEGLKLIVVLVDNGGFASIGALSESLGSQRFGTRYAGRNPDTGELDGGPLPVDLAANAASLGADVLRATTVAEFRDAFVRAKEAERTTVVHVVTDLTGPNPPSSAWWDVPVSEVSELESTRKAYEEYRDGKRAQRPYL; via the coding sequence ATGGAGACCGTCAGGCTCACCACCGCCCAGGCGCTGGTGCGCTTCCTGGCCAACCAGTACAGCGAACGCGACGGCGTCGAACGCCGGCTCATCCCCGGCATGTGGGGCATCTTCGGCCACGGCAACGTCGCCGGCGTCGGCCAGGCGCTGCTCCAGGCCGCCCGTACCGGAGAAGCGGACCTCCCGTACCACCTGGCGCGGAACGAGCAGGCCATGGTCCACTCGGCCACCGCGTACGCCAAGATGGCGGGCCGCCTCCAGACCTACGCCTGCACCTCCTCCATCGGCCCCGGCGCCACCAACATGGTCACCGGTGCCGCCCTCGCCACCACCAACCGCCTGCCGGTCCTCCTCCTCCCCGGCGACGTCTTCGCCACCCGCGCCGCCGACCCCGTGCTCCAGCAACTCGAGGACCCGCGCAACGGCGACGTGACCGTCAACGACGCGCTCCGCCCCGTCTCCGCCTACTTCGACCGCGTCGACCGGCCCGAGCAGCTCATCCCCGCCGCACTCGCCGCGATGCGGGTGCTCACCGACCCCGCCGAGACCGGCGCGGTCACCCTCGCGCTGCCGCAGGACGTGCAGGCCGAGGCGTACGACTGGCCCGTGGCGTTCCTGCGCCGCCGCGTCTGGCACGTGCCCCGCCCCGCATCCGAACCCGCGGCGCTGGCCCGCGCCGTCGCGCTGCTCCGCGGCGCCCGCCGGCCGCTGCTCGTCGCCGGCGGCGGCGCGGTGTACTCCGAGGCGTGGGAGGAACTGCGGGCCTTCGCGCTCCGCACCGGCATCCCCGTCGCCGACACCCACGCCGGCAAGGGCGCCGTGCCCTGGGACCACCCCTGCGCCGTCGGCGCGCTCGGCTCCACCGGCACCGCCGCCGCCAACGCGCTGGCCGCCGAGGCCGACGTGGTCCTCGGCGTCGGCACCCGCTACAGCGACTTCACCACCGCGAGCCGCACCGTCTTCGCCCGCCCCGACGTGGCGTTCGTCAACCTCAACGTCGCCCGCCTCGACGCCGTCAAGCACGCCGCCGAGCCGCTGGTCGCGGACGCCCGCGCGGGCCTCGAAGCGCTCGACGCCGCACTCGCCGACTGGCAGGCCGACGACGCCCACCGGGCGCGCGTACGCGAACTCGCCGACGCCTGGCGCCGCACCACCGACGCCGTCTACCACCCCGAGCGCGGCCACGGCACGCCGCCCGCGCAGACGGAGATCCTCGGCGCCGTCAACGACCTGGCCGGCGACGGCGACGTCGTCATCAACGCCGCCGGCTCCATGCCCGGCGACCTCCAGGCCCTCTGGCGGGCCCGGGACCCGAAGGCGTACCACGTCGAATACGCCTACTCCACCATGGGCTACGAGATCGCCGCGGGACTCGGCGTGAAGCTCGCCGCCCCCGAGCGCGAGGTCGTCGTCCTCGTCGGCGACGGCTCGTACCTGATGCTCTCCCAGGAGATCGTCACGGCGGTCTCCGAGGGGCTGAAGCTGATCGTCGTCCTCGTCGACAACGGCGGCTTCGCGTCCATCGGCGCGCTGTCGGAGTCGCTCGGCTCGCAGCGCTTCGGCACCCGGTACGCGGGACGCAACCCCGACACCGGCGAGCTGGACGGCGGGCCGCTGCCGGTGGACCTGGCGGCGAACGCGGCGAGCCTCGGCGCGGACGTGCTGCGGGCGACGACGGTGGCGGAGTTCCGGGACGCCTTCGTCCGGGCCAAGGAGGCGGAGCGCACCACGGTGGTGCACGTCGTCACCGACCTGACCGGGCCCAACCCGCCGAGTTCCGCGTGGTGGGACGTGCCGGTCAGCGAGGTCTCCGAGCTGGAGTCCACGCGCAAGGCGTACGAGGAGTACCGCGACGGCAAGCGCGCCCAACGCCCGTACCTCTGA
- a CDS encoding DeoR/GlpR family DNA-binding transcription regulator, which translates to MLRETRHEKLLSILGDEGVLPVRDIAKRLGVSEATARRDLTELGRAGRLTRVYGGAVAARADDERPFAEVADDDPGGREAVAARAAELIEDGDVVLLDIGTTTLALAQRLRGRPVTIVTSNLAVYEELRDDHAVTLILLGGEVRRNYRSVVGVLTESNLRELYVGRLFLGASGILPDGSVLDSTHVEVPVKRAMIKASRQVVLLASAGKFPGDSGLVRICGPEDVHMLITNTSSDPVTLAAFGEAGVEVVTV; encoded by the coding sequence ATGCTGCGAGAGACGCGCCACGAGAAGCTGCTCAGCATCCTCGGCGACGAGGGCGTGCTGCCCGTACGGGACATCGCCAAGCGGCTCGGCGTCAGCGAGGCCACGGCCCGCCGCGACCTCACCGAACTGGGCCGCGCCGGCCGCCTCACCCGGGTCTACGGCGGCGCCGTGGCGGCCCGCGCGGACGACGAGAGACCCTTCGCCGAGGTCGCGGACGACGACCCCGGCGGCCGGGAGGCGGTCGCCGCCCGCGCCGCCGAGCTGATCGAGGACGGCGACGTGGTGCTGCTCGACATCGGCACCACCACGCTGGCCCTGGCCCAGCGGCTGCGCGGCCGCCCTGTGACGATCGTCACCAGCAATCTCGCGGTCTACGAGGAACTCCGCGACGACCACGCGGTCACCCTGATCCTGCTCGGCGGCGAGGTCCGGCGGAACTACCGCTCGGTCGTCGGCGTACTCACCGAGTCCAACCTCCGTGAGCTCTACGTCGGCCGCCTCTTCCTCGGCGCCAGTGGCATCCTCCCCGACGGCAGCGTGCTGGACAGCACCCACGTCGAGGTCCCGGTCAAGCGCGCCATGATCAAGGCGTCCCGGCAGGTGGTGCTCCTCGCCAGTGCAGGCAAGTTCCCCGGCGACTCGGGGCTCGTCCGCATCTGCGGCCCCGAGGACGTGCACATGCTCATCACGAACACGTCATCGGACCCGGTGACCCTCGCCGCCTTCGGTGAGGCCGGTGTGGAGGTAGTCACGGTTTGA
- the iolB gene encoding 5-deoxy-glucuronate isomerase, translating to MTHTDETDDRLYVPGGAAASGPYRTAITPTTAGWGYSGLRILELAPGRSHTLATGDAEHLVLPLAGGCTVEADGTRLDLTGRAGVFGDPTDFAYVPRDTDVRISSPGGGRFALPSARCERRLPVRYGPAAGVPVELRGAGTCSRQVHNYCLPQTFDADRLLVCEVLTPGGNWSSYPPHKHDEARPGEESELEEIYYFEVAEGPHGGPGMAYQRVYGTADRPLDVLAEVRSGDTVLIPHGWHGPSMAVPGYDLYYLNVMAGPGAERAWLICDDPAHGWIRSTWDDQDTDPRLPFGGGTR from the coding sequence GTGACCCACACCGACGAGACCGACGACAGGCTGTACGTCCCCGGCGGCGCCGCCGCCTCCGGCCCGTACCGCACCGCCATCACCCCCACGACCGCCGGCTGGGGCTACTCCGGCCTGCGCATCCTCGAACTCGCCCCCGGCCGGAGCCACACCCTCGCCACCGGCGACGCCGAGCACCTCGTCCTCCCCCTGGCCGGCGGCTGCACCGTCGAAGCCGACGGCACGCGCCTCGACCTCACCGGCCGCGCCGGCGTCTTCGGCGACCCCACCGACTTCGCCTACGTCCCCCGCGACACCGACGTCCGCATCAGCAGCCCCGGCGGCGGCCGCTTCGCGCTCCCCTCCGCCCGCTGCGAACGGCGCCTGCCCGTACGCTACGGGCCGGCCGCCGGCGTACCCGTCGAACTCCGCGGCGCCGGCACCTGCAGCCGCCAGGTCCACAACTACTGCCTCCCCCAGACCTTCGACGCCGACCGGCTCCTCGTCTGCGAGGTCCTCACCCCCGGCGGCAACTGGTCCTCCTACCCGCCGCACAAGCACGACGAGGCGCGCCCCGGCGAGGAGAGCGAGCTGGAGGAGATCTACTACTTCGAGGTCGCCGAAGGCCCCCACGGCGGCCCCGGCATGGCCTACCAGCGCGTCTACGGCACCGCGGACCGCCCGCTGGACGTGCTCGCCGAGGTACGCAGCGGCGACACCGTGCTCATCCCGCACGGCTGGCACGGCCCCTCCATGGCCGTCCCCGGCTACGACCTCTACTACCTGAACGTCATGGCCGGCCCCGGTGCCGAACGGGCCTGGCTCATCTGCGACGACCCGGCACACGGCTGGATCCGCAGCACCTGGGACGACCAGGACACCGACCCGAGGCTGCCGTTCGGAGGAGGGACGCGATGA
- the iolC gene encoding 5-dehydro-2-deoxygluconokinase, with translation MAVPKPKPYDVVTMGRVGVDIYPLQTGVGLAEVSTFGKYLGGSATNVAVAAARYGHGAAVITKTGADPFGTFIRDALRGYGVGTDFVGTSPALPTPVTFCEIFPPDDFPLYFYRYPKAPDLDLAVDELDMDAVRAARVFWMTGTGLSEEPSRTATLAALEARGRTAHTVFDLDWRPMFWPEGAGASADGLARGLYRQALAHATVAVGNLEECAVATGEREPRAAARALLATGVELAVVKQGPRGVLAVHRDGAEAEVPPVPVEVVNGLGAGDAFGGALIHGMLEGWQLDRTIAFANAAGAHVAGELACSDAMPTAAQVEARLRAAETRA, from the coding sequence GTGGCAGTGCCGAAGCCGAAGCCGTACGACGTGGTGACCATGGGGCGCGTCGGAGTGGACATCTATCCGCTCCAGACCGGCGTCGGCCTCGCGGAGGTCAGCACCTTCGGCAAATACCTCGGCGGGAGCGCCACCAACGTCGCCGTCGCCGCCGCCCGCTACGGGCACGGCGCGGCGGTGATCACGAAGACGGGCGCCGACCCCTTCGGCACCTTCATCCGCGACGCGCTGCGCGGATACGGGGTCGGCACCGACTTCGTCGGCACCTCACCGGCACTGCCCACACCCGTCACGTTCTGCGAGATCTTCCCGCCGGACGACTTCCCGCTCTACTTCTACCGCTACCCCAAGGCACCGGACCTGGACCTCGCGGTGGACGAGCTGGACATGGACGCCGTACGGGCCGCCCGCGTCTTCTGGATGACCGGCACCGGACTGAGCGAAGAACCCTCCAGGACCGCGACGCTCGCGGCGCTCGAAGCCCGGGGCCGGACGGCACACACCGTCTTCGACCTCGACTGGCGCCCCATGTTCTGGCCCGAGGGGGCGGGCGCGTCCGCAGACGGACTCGCCCGCGGGCTGTACCGGCAGGCGCTGGCCCACGCCACGGTCGCCGTCGGCAACCTGGAGGAGTGCGCGGTCGCGACGGGGGAGCGGGAACCGCGCGCCGCCGCGCGGGCCCTGCTGGCGACGGGCGTCGAACTCGCCGTCGTCAAACAGGGCCCCCGCGGCGTCCTCGCCGTCCACCGCGACGGCGCGGAAGCGGAAGTACCCCCCGTGCCCGTCGAGGTCGTCAACGGCCTCGGCGCCGGCGACGCCTTCGGCGGCGCCCTCATCCACGGCATGCTGGAAGGCTGGCAACTGGACCGCACCATCGCCTTCGCCAACGCCGCCGGAGCCCACGTGGCGGGTGAACTCGCGTGCTCCGACGCGATGCCCACGGCGGCACAGGTGGAGGCCAGGCTGCGCGCGGCGGAGACCCGGGCGTGA
- a CDS encoding carbohydrate ABC transporter permease, translating to MSTKIERTFTYGILSIFAVISLTPVIGILSTAFGEKGSLNTGFSLPESGLSWSNFSDAWSQGNFGKYLGNSILVAVVVVTVATVLSILAAYAFGVMRFPGSNVLFYVFVIGLTLPQEALVVPLYFDLRHYEITDTYWALILPQTAQSLAFGVFWMRTYFRNSAQSVMEAARVDGANSFTTLWRILVPMGRPAITTMIVITFMWTWNEFLMALVMISEEGLRTVPLGLAFFQGQQTSDTSLLAAAAVLIALPVVVVYIALQRRFIEGMLTGAVKE from the coding sequence ATGAGCACCAAGATCGAACGCACCTTCACGTACGGCATCCTGTCGATCTTCGCCGTCATCTCCCTGACGCCCGTCATCGGCATCCTGTCGACCGCGTTCGGCGAGAAGGGCTCGCTCAACACCGGCTTCTCGCTGCCCGAGTCCGGCCTGAGCTGGAGCAACTTCTCCGACGCCTGGAGCCAGGGCAACTTCGGCAAGTACCTCGGAAACTCGATCCTGGTGGCCGTGGTCGTGGTCACCGTCGCGACCGTCCTGTCGATCCTGGCCGCGTACGCCTTCGGGGTGATGCGCTTCCCCGGCTCCAACGTCCTCTTCTACGTGTTCGTCATCGGCCTCACGCTGCCGCAGGAAGCGCTGGTCGTGCCGCTCTACTTCGACCTGCGGCACTACGAGATCACCGACACGTACTGGGCGCTGATCCTGCCGCAGACCGCGCAGTCCCTCGCGTTCGGCGTGTTCTGGATGCGGACCTACTTCCGCAACAGCGCACAATCCGTCATGGAAGCGGCCCGCGTCGACGGCGCGAACAGCTTCACGACGCTGTGGCGGATCCTCGTCCCCATGGGGCGGCCGGCGATCACCACCATGATCGTCATCACCTTCATGTGGACCTGGAACGAGTTCCTCATGGCGCTGGTCATGATCAGTGAAGAAGGACTGCGCACCGTACCGCTGGGACTGGCCTTCTTCCAGGGACAGCAGACCTCCGACACCTCGCTGCTCGCCGCCGCGGCCGTGCTCATCGCACTGCCCGTCGTGGTCGTCTACATAGCGCTGCAGCGGCGGTTCATCGAGGGAATGCTCACCGGAGCAGTGAAGGAGTAA
- a CDS encoding CoA-acylating methylmalonate-semialdehyde dehydrogenase, protein MHTIEHWIAGGAAASVSAASRTAPVYDPATGREQARVLLAEAADVDAAVNAAAKAYDTWRDSSLSQRMRVMFAFRELLVRHEDELARVISAQHGKIISDARGEIVRGREVVEYACGIADALKGGYSDQYSRGVDVLSFREPLGVCAGITPFNFPAMVPLWMHPIAIATGNTFVLKPSERDPSASNLIARLYADAGLPDGVFNVVHGDKTAVDALLDHPGIAAVSFVGSTPIATYVHERGTAAGKRVQALGGAKNHAVVLPDADLEYASDQLVAAAYGSAGERCMAISVAVAVGDAADPLVEVLERKARAVRVGPGDDPASEMGPLVTRAAQERVSGAVASAAAQGATVVVDGRDLKVAGHEEGFFTGPTLLDHVSAAMDAYRTEIFGPVLAVIRVATLDEAIALINANPYGNGTALFTGDGGAARRFQRGVHVGMVGINVPVPVPMAAYSFGGWKDSLIGDSPVHGPEGVRFYTRPKVVTTRWPAGGNPAARGAAFAFPTAN, encoded by the coding sequence ATGCACACGATCGAGCACTGGATCGCCGGCGGCGCCGCCGCGTCCGTTTCGGCTGCCTCCCGCACCGCCCCCGTCTACGACCCCGCTACCGGCCGCGAGCAGGCCCGCGTCCTGCTCGCCGAGGCCGCCGACGTCGACGCCGCGGTGAACGCCGCCGCCAAGGCGTACGACACCTGGCGCGACAGCTCGCTCTCCCAGCGGATGCGCGTCATGTTCGCCTTCCGCGAGCTGCTGGTCCGGCACGAGGACGAGCTGGCCCGCGTCATCTCCGCCCAGCACGGCAAGATCATCTCCGACGCCCGCGGCGAGATCGTCCGCGGCCGGGAGGTCGTCGAGTACGCCTGCGGGATAGCCGACGCCCTCAAGGGCGGCTACTCCGACCAGTACTCGCGCGGCGTCGACGTCCTCTCCTTCCGTGAGCCGCTGGGCGTCTGCGCGGGCATCACCCCGTTCAACTTCCCCGCGATGGTGCCCCTGTGGATGCACCCCATCGCCATCGCCACCGGCAACACCTTCGTGCTCAAGCCCAGCGAGCGCGACCCGTCCGCCTCCAACCTGATCGCCCGGCTCTACGCGGACGCCGGGCTGCCCGACGGCGTCTTCAACGTCGTCCACGGCGACAAGACCGCCGTCGACGCCCTCCTCGACCACCCCGGCATCGCCGCCGTCTCCTTCGTCGGCTCCACGCCCATCGCCACGTACGTGCACGAGCGCGGCACCGCCGCGGGCAAGCGCGTCCAGGCGCTCGGCGGCGCGAAGAACCACGCCGTCGTGCTGCCGGACGCGGACCTGGAGTACGCCTCCGACCAGCTCGTCGCCGCCGCCTACGGCTCCGCGGGCGAGCGCTGCATGGCGATCTCCGTCGCCGTCGCGGTCGGGGACGCGGCGGATCCGCTGGTCGAGGTGCTGGAGCGGAAGGCGCGCGCGGTGCGCGTCGGCCCCGGCGACGACCCGGCCAGCGAGATGGGCCCGCTCGTCACCCGCGCCGCACAGGAGCGCGTCAGCGGGGCCGTCGCCTCGGCGGCGGCGCAGGGCGCGACGGTCGTGGTCGACGGCCGGGACCTGAAGGTCGCCGGGCACGAGGAGGGGTTCTTCACCGGACCGACGCTGCTGGACCACGTCAGCGCGGCGATGGACGCGTACCGCACGGAGATCTTCGGCCCGGTGCTCGCGGTGATCCGCGTCGCCACCCTGGACGAGGCGATCGCGCTCATCAACGCCAACCCGTACGGCAACGGCACCGCGCTCTTCACCGGCGACGGCGGCGCGGCCCGGCGCTTCCAGCGCGGGGTGCACGTCGGGATGGTCGGCATCAACGTGCCGGTGCCGGTGCCGATGGCCGCGTACTCCTTCGGCGGCTGGAAGGACTCGCTCATCGGCGACAGCCCCGTGCACGGCCCGGAGGGCGTGCGCTTCTACACCCGCCCGAAGGTCGTCACGACCCGCTGGCCGGCAGGCGGCAACCCGGCGGCCCGCGGCGCGGCGTTCGCGTTCCCGACCGCCAACTGA
- a CDS encoding extracellular solute-binding protein translates to MPAALAAGLAVIAAGCVPGTDGSGAVDGGGAGGAGGVPDPAKAGNVTLTVWDQEVRGGTNAELEQLNKEFQEKYPNVKIKRVSRSFDDLKTTLKLALSGNKPPDIVQANQGYPDMVAFVQAGLLMPLDNYAGVYDWNTRYPNTLLNLNRVSADGKQFGTGRLYGISQTGEFIGVYYNKEKLADAGIEPPKTWKEFTDSLATLKDEGELPIQFGNLDQWPAIHNFGVLHDQHGAAEARDTVLGRGDGFDNAYTKDAAAELADWIDKGYLPKDANGRGYDDSYKQFADGEGGYLIAGTWLQADLKKPMGDNLGVMAPPPASEGGNPTTTGGQGLSWSVTSKSAHPDVAAAYLDFITDEHAADVMTENGVLPAVPGKAADEVDPDSPDGQMIAAWKRLNADDALVPYLDYSTPTFYDTVSAGLQDLIAGKTSPDGFAKKLQDDYGPFMEKQRGDGAGSEPAGS, encoded by the coding sequence GTGCCCGCCGCGCTCGCCGCGGGACTTGCCGTGATAGCCGCCGGCTGCGTGCCCGGCACCGACGGCTCCGGCGCCGTCGATGGCGGGGGCGCCGGCGGCGCGGGCGGCGTACCGGACCCGGCGAAGGCGGGGAACGTGACGCTGACCGTATGGGACCAGGAGGTCCGCGGCGGCACCAACGCCGAGCTGGAGCAGCTCAACAAGGAGTTCCAGGAGAAGTACCCGAACGTCAAGATCAAGCGGGTCTCCCGGAGCTTCGACGACCTCAAGACGACGCTGAAGCTCGCCCTGTCGGGCAACAAGCCGCCGGACATCGTCCAGGCCAACCAGGGCTACCCCGACATGGTCGCCTTCGTGCAGGCCGGGCTCCTCATGCCGCTCGACAACTACGCGGGCGTCTACGACTGGAACACGCGCTATCCCAACACCCTGCTGAACCTCAACCGGGTCTCCGCCGACGGCAAGCAGTTCGGCACCGGCAGGCTCTACGGCATCTCCCAGACCGGCGAGTTCATCGGCGTCTACTACAACAAGGAGAAGCTGGCCGACGCGGGCATCGAGCCGCCGAAGACCTGGAAGGAGTTCACGGACAGCCTCGCCACCCTCAAGGACGAGGGCGAACTGCCCATCCAGTTCGGCAACCTCGACCAGTGGCCCGCCATCCACAACTTCGGCGTGCTCCATGACCAGCACGGCGCCGCCGAGGCGCGCGACACCGTCCTCGGCCGCGGCGACGGCTTCGACAACGCGTACACGAAGGACGCCGCCGCCGAACTCGCCGACTGGATCGACAAGGGCTACCTGCCCAAGGACGCCAACGGCCGCGGCTACGACGACTCCTACAAGCAGTTCGCCGACGGCGAGGGCGGCTACCTGATCGCCGGCACCTGGCTGCAGGCCGACCTGAAGAAGCCCATGGGCGACAATCTCGGCGTCATGGCGCCGCCGCCCGCCAGCGAGGGCGGCAACCCGACCACCACCGGCGGCCAGGGCCTGTCGTGGTCCGTCACGTCCAAGTCCGCGCACCCCGACGTCGCCGCCGCGTACCTCGACTTCATCACCGACGAGCACGCCGCGGACGTCATGACGGAGAACGGCGTCCTGCCGGCCGTACCCGGCAAGGCGGCCGACGAAGTCGACCCCGACAGCCCCGACGGCCAGATGATCGCCGCCTGGAAGCGGCTCAACGCCGACGACGCTCTCGTCCCGTACCTGGACTACTCGACGCCGACGTTCTACGACACCGTCTCCGCGGGACTCCAGGACCTCATCGCCGGCAAGACGTCGCCCGACGGCTTCGCGAAGAAGCTCCAGGACGACTACGGGCCGTTCATGGAGAAGCAGCGCGGCGACGGCGCCGGCTCCGAGCCTGCGGGGTCGTGA
- a CDS encoding carbohydrate kinase family protein — MSTPSAVRTAIDPLAGTRAPGDPEHDVLLTGTVFMDIVFTGLEGAPVRGSENWARGMGSSPGGIANMATALARLGLRTTLSASFGTDLYGDYCWESLSESEGVDLSPSRRLAGWHSPVTVSMAYEGERTMVTHEHPAPPPVCATLPRARSVVASLEAGRDEEWVRQAHAQGSRVFSDVGWDETGRWDLNALTGLRYSHAFLPNAAEAMQYTRTESPEQAVRALAELVPIAVVTKGPDGAVAVDGVSGETADVPGLLVDALDPTGAGDVFVAGFMTGTLAGWPLADRLAFANLTAALSVQHFGGSLSAPDWTEVAAWWIEAAARAKAGDADAAEVARRYDFLDGLVPALVRQRPRRRAIPTIGFRDE; from the coding sequence TTGAGCACACCCTCGGCGGTCCGCACAGCGATCGACCCGCTGGCGGGCACACGCGCTCCCGGCGATCCTGAGCACGACGTTCTCCTCACCGGCACCGTGTTCATGGACATCGTCTTCACCGGACTCGAAGGCGCGCCCGTGCGCGGCAGCGAGAACTGGGCCCGCGGCATGGGCTCGAGCCCGGGCGGCATCGCGAACATGGCCACCGCGCTCGCCCGCCTCGGGCTGCGCACCACGCTCAGCGCGAGCTTCGGCACCGACCTCTACGGCGACTACTGCTGGGAGAGCCTCTCCGAGAGCGAAGGCGTCGACCTCAGCCCGTCGCGGCGGCTGGCCGGCTGGCACTCGCCGGTCACGGTCTCCATGGCGTACGAGGGCGAGCGCACCATGGTGACGCACGAGCACCCCGCGCCGCCCCCCGTCTGCGCCACGCTCCCGCGCGCCCGCTCCGTCGTGGCCTCGCTGGAGGCGGGCCGGGACGAGGAGTGGGTACGGCAGGCGCACGCGCAGGGCTCCCGCGTCTTCTCCGACGTCGGCTGGGACGAGACCGGCCGCTGGGACCTCAACGCGCTGACCGGGCTCCGCTACAGCCACGCCTTCCTGCCCAACGCCGCCGAGGCGATGCAGTACACCCGCACCGAATCCCCGGAGCAGGCGGTACGCGCGCTCGCCGAGCTGGTGCCGATCGCCGTGGTGACCAAGGGCCCCGACGGCGCCGTCGCCGTCGACGGCGTCAGCGGCGAGACCGCCGACGTCCCCGGCCTCCTCGTGGACGCCCTCGACCCCACCGGTGCCGGCGACGTGTTCGTCGCCGGCTTCATGACCGGAACACTGGCGGGCTGGCCGCTCGCCGACCGGCTCGCCTTCGCCAACCTCACCGCCGCGCTGTCCGTACAGCACTTCGGCGGCTCGCTCTCCGCGCCCGACTGGACGGAGGTGGCCGCGTGGTGGATCGAGGCCGCCGCCCGTGCCAAGGCGGGCGACGCGGACGCCGCCGAGGTGGCCCGGCGGTACGACTTCCTGGACGGCCTGGTCCCGGCCCTGGTGCGGCAGCGGCCGCGCCGGCGGGCCATCCCGACCATCGGCTTCCGGGACGAGTAG